From the Parus major isolate Abel chromosome 1A, Parus_major1.1, whole genome shotgun sequence genome, the window caccaagttaaaaaaaagactggagaaaggcaggaaataagtaataaaatattggTTTAAGAGTTCTGGAGATGAGTTTATTATGGCACCAACTAATTGTGTTAATTGACCAAGGCTggcccttcctgtgctgggcacagccacacatcacagagcagttttccccccaaaaaaaaccccaaactaagGATACAGAgccagctggcagaggagggaaagagcAGATCCACCAGCACCAGGGGAGAAAACAAAGAGTTAATATTCCCATTCCACCCTGAGATCATAACTCAAAACTGGCCAGCGACCCCCTGAGCGAGGGAGGAGAATTTTATCACCCAGACCATGACATTTCgataaaaagagaggaaaaggctgtTTTGAAGAGcctaaattgaaaaaaaactcaaataaaAACTTTGCAGAGGCCTTACCATTGGCATCCTGGACTCCAGTGAGCGCCCCAACCGCTGCTGCAGTTTCCCCAGACAGGACAATCTGTCCCCCTCCTTGGAGGGTGGCCTCGGCCAGCGTGGCTACGGCGTGGGCAGCGGCTTCACTGCGGAagcagaggggagagaagggTTAGGAACACCAGAATCAACAAAGAATTCCATTTTAAGCAGCAAACACAAGGCAAGAGAACaatccagagcagagggattgGTGTCTGGCCTGGATAAAGCGATGCAGAGCAGGGAATCGGCGCTGGAGGAGGAATGGATGGGAAGAAGCTGCTTCTGGtggattttatttcagcttgcACACCCCTGTGTTCTCCCTTTCACCTGGGACTTGGATAAAACCTCAGGGCAATCCAAGCAGTTCTTCCACGTGGCTCTGGATTCAGATTTTTGGCAcatcctggagctctgcagatTTCAGAGCTCTCCCTTGGTGCTGCCAGCTCACCCCGCTGCCACGAGCAGCAtcaccagctctgccttcagctcctccccagccaaATGGTTCCAGAACTCTTCTGGATGAGCATTATCtgttaaatttatatatatttatatttatatatatagcTGTTAAATTTCTTCACACAGGCCCCAAAAGCCCTGCAAAGGTGCTCAAGGAGCTGCAGAACAGAGATGgagtaaggaaaaaagaggtTGGGACTGTCCAGGTTCCCCTGATCTGTCTCTGACCCCCTCTGAAACCCATCTACTCTTTTTGCTTCCCCAGCATCCTGGAGCAAAGggtttaaaaatttaattagaaggaaaaactgCATTATGGTGCTTCAAAAACTCCTGGCTGGGCGGCCCTTCAGTCTGAAATTgtgagaaacaggaaataaaacttctccttttttttgttttccccatgaTTTTACACATTTCCAATGATCTCCTTCCCACTGTGGCATGGATCATTCCTGGGGCTTTCATCACTCTTGTCCTTTCCAGACTTTTTCTGTTTGAGTGGTGGGCACTTCCCACACCATCCAAGATGTGAATGCACCAGTTTTATTCCAGTTATTAAGCTTGCCCTTAATGCCTTCCCTTATCattcctaatatccaatttatTTGGACAATATCTGCTCAGCAGTGGTAAAACATTCTTGAAGTCGAATTTCCTATCAATTCCTACCTCAATTAAGCACAAGAAAAGTAGGATTTCCTTTAGCTTCCCCCATGGATGCTCTCCCTCTGCTCATTCTCtgctcaaatattttccattttcccatatttcccttctcttccctcattTCTTGCTCAGATGCcaaacattttcctgctgcatccaCTCAGGGTGGATTTTCAGTTCTGAACAGCCCCTCTGTGTCTCAGAGTGGCTCTTAAACACTTGTagaaaaatggaatattttcctttagctTCTCAGCTCCCCTTGGCTCATCCTgagcctggagctctgggaaggCATTTTCCCTCCCCACTTCCAAAGGAAATCCATGTAGGGAAATCTGGAATCCTGGAAATGGGCAGGATAAAATCCTGCAAGATGGATTTGGGGAGGTGGGGCTTTTTCCTGTGACTCCAGTGTcctgaaaagattttaaaagggaattttaCAGGGAAACTATTCACAAAGAAAACCTCCATTTGACCAACCTCATGTAGCAGACAAGAAATACCCGAAGGACCCAAAGAACTACACGGTTCTAGGTGTGTTTGGGATTAATCCCAACGGAGATTTGGGAACAAAGTGGGATCAGAGTGGTTCCTTCAGCAATTTCTGAGCTTTATTCCAAGCACTGTGGTGTCGTGCCCTGTGTCCCATCCCCTGGCTCAGCCAACAGCCTCAAACCAGGATCCTGGCTTGGATGAGGGAAATTCTTGTCCACACCTCAGCAGTGGCTGAGCTgtgatttcctttttatttttttattttattatttatttattatttttatttttttttattttttataaattataaaaaaatccttcagggAGTGCCACAGCCATCTCCAGGATTTTGGAACAGCAGGATGAGTTCAGGCagttcagcagagctgagaaaagatattttatcCTGCTGGATGAACCTGTGCAGCTACACCTTAGATATTGCTAACCTGAGTGCAGCCAAAAACCCCAATAACCACTGCAGCTCCTACTTCAGAAAGATTTTGGGGCataaaaaacccacccaaacccAGCGATCTGTGGAGGAAATCCCAATTCTGAGCCGGAATCAGGAGCACACAAAGAATTCGCTGAGGAAAAGCCTCTCTCAGGAGGCTACAGAGCAAACTCTGCACCCTCAGAAGGGAACCAGGGGATGGCAGGTACCTGTTGAGTGCCATGGTGACAGTGGCTCCCTGCTGCATCTCCTGCGACGCCGCCACCGCCGCCTCGGCTAAGGAGGCCACCGCCTGCGTGGCCTCGGAGGCCTGCGTCGTCTGGATCGTCATCTCCCCACCCTGTAGCGTCGCCCAGTTCTGCTCCACCTGCCAGGgaaacacagggaaagctgTGGGATGGGGTTGGGAAGGATGTCCCAAGGtctgagcacatccagaggaggcagtgaggctggtgaagggtctggtGAAGGGTCTTTGAggaacggctgagggagctggggttgtttatcctggagaaaaggagactcacAGGTGACCTTGGCGCTCTCTAAACTCCCTGGAAGGAGCTTGGGGTCAGCTGGGGTCGGGctctttctccaggcaacagcaagaggacacagcctcaagctgcaccaaggaaatttaggttggatattaggaaaaacatacagaaatttacagaaagggtgataaaaCAGNNNNNNNNNNNNNNNNNNNNNNNNNNNNNNNNNNNNNNNNNNNNNNNNNNNNNNNNNNNNNNNNNNNNNNNNNNNNNNNNNNNNNNNNNNNNNNNNNNNNNNNNNNNNNNNNNNNNNNNNNNNNNNNNNNNNNNNNNNNNNNNNNNNNNNNNNNNNNNNNNNNNNNNNNNNNNNNNNNNNNNNNNNNNNNNNNNNNNNNNNNNNNNNNNNNNNNNNNNNNNNNNNNNNNNNNNNNNNNNNNNNNNNNNNNNNNNNNNNNNNNNNNNNNNNNNNNNNNNNNNNNNNNNNNNNNNNNNNNNNNNNNNNNNNNNNNNNNNNNNNNNNNNNNNNNNNNNNNNNNNNNNNNNNNNNNNNNNNNNNNNNNNNNNNNNNNNNNNNNNNNNNNNNNNNNNNNNNNNNNNNNNNNNNNNNNNNNNNNNNNNNNNNNNNNNNNNNNNNNNNNNNNNNNNNNNNNNNNNNNNNNNNNNNNNNNNNNNNNNNNNNNNNNNNNNNNNNNNNNNNNNNNNNNNNNNNNNNNNNNNNNNNNNNNNNNNNNNNNNNNNNNNNNNNNNNNNNNNNNNNNNNNNNNNNNNNNNNNNNNNNNNNNNNNNNNNNNNNNNNNNNNNNNNNNNNNNNNNNNNNNNNNNNNNNNNNNNNNNNNNNNNNNNNNNNNNNNNNNNNNNNNNNNNNNNNNNNNNNNNNNNNNNNNNNNNNNNNNNNNNNNNNNNNNNNNNNNNNNNNNNNNNNNNNNNNNNNNNNNNNNNNNNNNNNNNNNNNNNNNNNNNNNNNNNNNNNNNNNNNNNNNNNNNNNNNNNNNNNNNNNNNNNNNNNNNNNNNNNNNNNNNNNNNNNNNNNNNNNNNNNNNNNNNNNNNNNNNNNNNNNNNNNNNNNNNNNNNNNNNNNNNNNNNNNNNNNNNNNNNNNNNNNNNNNNNNNNNNNNNNNNNNNNNNNNNNNNNNNNNNNNNNNNNNNNNNNNNNNNNNNNNNNNNNNNNNNNNNNNNNNNNNNNNNNNNNNNNNNNNNNNNNNNNNNNNNNNATATCATTTACATATTACTTATATTATATTATCACATCATTTACATATTACttctattatattatattataatcaTATCATttacacattatatatattatattataatcaTATCATTTAcgtattatatatattatattataatatatattacattatacacaatatattatattatatattataatatttattctataacatatattatatattatattataatatatattaaattatatatgttatatcatattatatattataataattattatatattatatactatatattatatattttacatattatgttatattatattatattaataaaatttacatataatatatataatattattataatatcatttacatattatatattatattattatcatatcatttacatattttatatattatattataatatatattacattatacacaaaatattatattatatattataatatttattctataacatatattatatattatattataatatatattaaattatatatgttatattatatcatattatatattataataattattatatattatatactatatattatatattatacatattatattatattgcatattatataatatatattatattatcatatattatatatcatatattatgttatattatattatattatatttattattatattttatatgttatatatattatattgtattataatataataatatcttatatataataattataatacaATAATATCACCTAAATCACCCAGATTCTCATTTTTCCCCCCAATATTTTTCACGTGGAGCTTCACAGCTCGTGAGATAATGATGATACAGCCACAAAATCCTCCAGGATgacaagaaaaaacataattttgcaccgaaaatagaaataaaaagcagaggtTCTGCTGACAAATCCCACTGGCTGCTTTGAGAGGTGAAAAAACTCCACCCCCCATCCCCATAAACATTTTAGGATGCTCAGAACTTCTGagacacacaaataaaaatgctgtgaagggggtggtgaaataaaaaaaaaaaaaaacaaagatcttgatttttttgggatggAAAAGGTTAAAAAGTCCAGAAAATCAGAGCTGACTGAAGGCTCAGGGTaaaattttgctgattttggATGGAGGATGGAGGGAGAATCTGGAAGTGGAAGGTCCTGGTGATGCCCTCCAAaggtgtccaaggaattccaggacagggatggagcgaggaaaaaaggaaaagaagctgaGAGGgtgtaaaaaaaacctcaaatctTCTTTCCACCAACCCCTTCCaacttttttgtgctttttggaACATttcctggggctgccaggagaTGGAAGAGTTTCCTGGAAAGGCTGGAAGCGGCTGCAGAGCGTCCCAAGGTCACGGGGAGAGGTTTTGGTCAGGGTTTGTGGCCAGCaaagctgttctgtgctgcCACCTCTCGCCCTGACAGCCCAGGatgggaaaattaaaacaaaaaatagcattttaaggAGTGTTTTAATGTTTCTTAAACCCCATGGAAGGaatgatggggtttttttgtgtattatttgatttaaaaaaatatatatatataattttttataaaaaaatatttatatatatNNNNNNNNNNNNNNNNNNNNNNNNNNNNNNNNNNNNNNNNNNNNNNNNNNNNNNNNNNNNNNNNNNNNNNNNNNNNNNNNNNNNNNNNNNNNNNNNNNNNNNNNNNNNNNNNNNNNNNNNNNNNNNNNNNNNNNNNNNNNNNNNNNNNNNNNNNNNNNNNNNNNNNNNNNNNNNNNNNNNNNNNNNNNNNNNNNNNNNNNNNNNNNNNNNNNNNNNNNNNNNNNNNNNNNNNNNNNNNNNNNNNNNNNNNNNNNNNNNNNNNNNNNNNNNNNNNNNNNNNNNNNNNNNNNNNNNNNNNNNNNNNNNNNNNNNNNNNNNNNNNNNNNNNNNNNNNNNNNNNNNNNNNNNNNNNNNNNNNNNNNNNNNNNNNNNNNNNNNNNNNNNNNNNNNNNNNNNNNNNNNNNNNNNNNNNNNNNNNNNNNNNNNNNNNNNNNNNNNNNNNNNNNNNNNNNNNNNNNNNNNNNNNNNNNNNNNNNNNNNNNNNNNNNNNNNNNNNNNNNNNNNNNNNNNNNNNNNNNNNNNNNNNNNNNNNNNNNNNNNNNNNNNNNNNNNNNNNNNNNNNNNNNNNNNNNNNNNNNNNNNNNNNNNNNNNNNNNNNNNNNNNNNNNNNNNNNNNNNNNNNNNNNNNNNNNNNNNNNNNNNNNNNNNNNNNNNNNNNNNNNNNNNNNNNNNNNNNNNNNNNNNNNNNNNNNNNNNNNNNNNNNNNNNNNNNNNNNNNNNNNNNNNNNNNNNNNNNNNNNNNNNNNNNNNNNNNNNNNNNNNNNNNNNNNNNNNNNNNNNNNNNNNNNNNNNNNNNNNNNNNNNNNNNNNNNNNNNNNNNNNNNNNNNNNNNNNNNNNNNNNNNNNNNNNNNNNNNNNNNNNNNNNNNNNNNNNNNNNNNNNNNNNNNNNNNNNNNNNNNNNNNNNNNNNNNNNNNNNNNNNNNNNNNNNNNNNNNNNNNNNNNNNNNNNNNNNNNNNNNNNNNNNNNNNNNNNNNNNNNNNNNNNNNNNNNNNNNNNNNNNNNNNNNNNNNNNNNNNNNNNNNNNNNNNNNNNNNNNNNNNNNNNNNNNNNNNNNNNNNNNNNNNNNNNNNNNNNNNNNNNNNNNNNNNNNNNNNNNNNNNNNNNNNNNNNNNNNNNNNNNNNNNNNNNNNNNNNNNNNNNNNNNNNNNNNNNNNNNNNNNNNNNNNNNNNNNNNNNNNNNNNNNNNNNNNNNNNNNNNNNNNNNNNNNNNNNNNNNNNNNNNNNNNNNNNNNNNNNNNNNNNNNNNNNNNNNNNNNNNNNNNNNNNNNNNNNNNNNNNNNNNNNNNNNNNNNNNNNNNNNNNNNNNNNNNNNNNNNNNNNNNNNNNNNNNNNNNNNNNNNNNNNNNNNNNNNNNNNNNNNNNNNNNNNNNNNNNNNNNNNNNNNNNNNNNNNNNNNNNNNNNNNNNNNNNNNNNNNNNNNNNNNNNNNNNNNNNNNNNNNNNNNNNNNNNNNNNNNNNNNNNNNNNNNNNNNNNNNNNNNNNNNNNNNNNNNNNNNNNNNNNNNNNNNNNNNNNNNNNNNNNNNNNNNNNNNNNNNNNNAAATGTTGAGCATTCAGATTTAAGCAtgaaaatgccaaaaataaaaactttaaataaatagtGTACAGGAGGTGtataaaaaaaatgggattattgaattttaatgatttgatttaaaaaaaatgggaaaaaattaatgtttgcaATTTTGAGCATTCAGATTTAAGCATGGAAATGCCAAAAAATCCCCTCCAAACCTTAAATAAATAATCTACAGaaagtgtatatataaaaatatatttatatatgaaattCAGACCTTTGACTTACTTTGGATTATTGAATTTgaattatttgatttaaaaaaaaaggaaaaaataaatgttgagcGTTCAGATTTAAGcataaaaatgccaaaaaaaaaatgggattattAAATTTgaatgatttgatttttttttttaaagaaaagggggaaaaataaatgcaaatttgaGATATGGAAGGAAATTCAGCTCCTCACCTCTCCGTCAGCCACGGCAGAATAATTGACTTGTGCCACGGTGACCGTGGTGGGCAGCTCGGAGGCGTCGGCCAACGTGGCCACCGTGGCACCGGTGCCAACCTGTGGAGgacaaaacagcacaaaacagcATCTGTTACCTCAGGAAAtgtccccagagctcagggaaaggGGATCTCAGatggaaaagaataaaggaaTTTATGGTGATGTTGGAAAAGTTGGTTTTGGTTGTCCCTGGATCCTTGGAAGGGTCCAAAGCTGGGTTGGAGAaggtttggagcaacctgggatgtggaaattgtccctgccatggcaatGAGAGGATCTTCAAGGTCCTTTAAGCATtaattcccttctcccaccctTCCAGAATTGGCTCAGAATGCCCTGCACACCCTCCTTGCTCCCCATTCCCTGGAATCCATTCCttggatctctggaagtgtccaaagccaggttggagagggtttggagcaacctgggatgaGGAAattgtccctgccatggcaacAAGAGGATCTTCAAGGTCCTTTAAGCATtaattcccttctcccaccctTCCAGAATTGGTTCAGAATTCCCTGCACACCCTCCTTGCTCCCCATTCCCTGGAATCCATTccttggatccctggaagtgtccaaggccaggttggNNNNNNNNNNNNNNNNNNNNNNNNNNNNNNNNNNNNNNNNNNNNNNNNNNNNNNNNNNNNNNNNNNNNNNNNNNNNNNNNNNNNNNNNNNNNNNNNNNNNNNNNNNNNNNNNNNNNNNNNNNNNNNNNNNNNNNNNNNNNNNNNNNNNNNNNNNNNNNNNNNNNNNNNNNNNNNNNNNNNNNNNNNNNNNNNNNNNNNNNNNNNNNNNNNNNNNNNNNNNNNNNNNNNNNNNNNNNNNNNNNNNNNNNNNNNNNNNNNNNNNNNNNNNNNNNNNNNNNNNNNNNNNNNNNNNNNNNNNNNNNNNNNNNNNNNNNNNNNNNNNNNNNNNNNNNNNNNNNNNNNNNNNNNNNNNNNNNNNNNNNNNNNNNNNNNNNNNNNNNNNNNNNNNNNNNNNNNNNNNNNNNNNNNNNNNNNNNNNNNNNNNNNNNNNNNNNNNNNNNNNNNNNNNNNNNNNNNNNNNNNNNNNNNNNNNNNNCAGAATTGGTTCAGAATTCCCTGCACACCCTCCTTGCTCCCCATTCCCTGGAATCCATTccttggatccctggaagtgtccaaggccaggttggacagggcttggagcaccctgggatggtggaaattgtccctgccatggcaacAAGAGGATCTTCAAGGTCCTTTGAGCATtaattcccttctcccaccctTCCAGAATTGGTTCAGAATTCCCTGCATGCCCTCCTTGCTCTCCATTCCCTGGAATCCATTCCttggatctctggaagtgtccaaagctGGGTTGGagagggtttggagcaccctgggatgtggaaattgtccctgccatggcaatGAGAGGATCTTCAAGGTCttctcccaccctcccagcacTGGCTCAGAATTCCCTGCACACCCTCCTTGCTCCCCATTCCCTGGAATCCATTCCttggatctctggaagtgtccaaggccaggttggagagggtttggagcaccctgggatgtggaaattgtccctgccatggcaacAAGAGGATCTTCAAGGTCCTTTAAGCATtaattcccttctcccaccctcccagaACTGGCTCAGAATTCCCTGCACACCCTCCTTGCTCTCCATTCCCTGGAATCCATTCCTTGggtccctggaaatgtccaaagctgggctggacagggcttggagcaacctgggatgtggaaattgtccctgccatggcaatgagaggatctttaaggtcctttgAGCATtaattcccttctcccaccctcACAGAATTGGTTCAGAATTCCCTGCACACCCTCCTTGCTCCCTGGGTCTCATCTCCAGGCACCTGGCAAACAAGAGCTCATCCTCAATTCCCCTTTGGAAATGATCTTTTCCCCATTTaacagctgggaaaggacaAAGGCAGGGAGATGGGCAGCTTTGTGTCTGAGgagaatgaaacagaaatgccAGGAAGTCAATGGGATCTCAGGTGTCCAGCAGCTGAAAGGACAGCAGTCAAAGGGAGATTGTATGGACAGGTGAGCAAAGAGAACCAGCCTGGCAAGTCTGCTGGGCTTTGGTGGGGAACAGAAAACTCTAACAGCCACTGAAAAGCttcatttggggaaaaaaacccagtttttaTCTTCATTATGTCTGAGACTTGACTGAAAATGAGGGATAAAATGCTGGGCCTGGTTAGGAACCACCAGGTTTGGAGGCACAGGGGAAACTGAGATTCAAATCTCACTCCCACGAGGAGTTTGTGGGAAGTTTCAAGAGGAAACCTAATTTTTTCTGACATCCTGAGCTGCCAGAATCTGCCTTttcacacagggaaaaaaccagaagcagcactgagctAATGACAGTGTGAGAGGAATCCTTATTCcatgaggaaaaatatgaatttggtgtttgtaataaatataatacaCTTCAGATGAAGACCAGGGGCACAGAAATACCTGATCTGATGATTAAACTACTTTTCACACCATTAAAGGAAGGCAGTTCCACCACTTCTCCTCCCGTTGCCACCACAGGTGTTGCCTGGTGGCACCAGGGACTGGATTTGTTCTGAGTAGATTCACTAAACTCAGGTCAAATCCCTGAATTGTTTGATCACATCACAGAAATCCTTGCACAAACAAAGGGtgaaagaaaggagaacaaaGGGTGGGAGTTGAGAAGAGAGAGAATGAGGATGGATCCTTGTTGTGGGGTAAGATGTGATCAAGACAAAATTCCCCAAGGTCAAGTTTAGCTCCTCAGTTTCTTTAACCACATCCCTGAGGCTGGGGATGGGAAATCCAGGGGGTTCCTCTCACCTGGATGAGGGACACGGTGCCGTCGGGGTTGCTGAAGGTTTGTACCACGGTCTGGGAGGGCACCAGGTGGGCGATGCTGTGCGTGGTCGTGGTCTGCGGGGTCTGCTGGTCCTCGAAGGCGTAGAGCAGGTCCTCGCGCCCGTGCTGCTTGTAGCAGTTCTTCACGATGGTCCGCAGGGCCTGGGTCCAGGAGACCTTCCAGCAGGAGGAGACAGGGGACAGTCAGCCCAGGGGAGTGTTCTGAACCAGCACAGCGCCGGGATTTGCACGTTTTGTCTTTAATTTGTCGGGTGGTTTGCAACAATCGGCAAATGAACAACCCCGAGATTTAAtctccctctgctcatcccctcctttccccaggTAAGGATGCTAGCTTTGGAGCAAGCTGAAGGCCCCATGGCTTCTCAGTCCTGCCTGGGAGCTAGCCTGAGAAATTCACAGGAGGatttcaaaacaatcctcagagacagaaaacaactgccaggtgctgtttgtctgtcctcttgttttccttgcaggagaaagtcgGGAGGTGGTGTACACCACtgaccagtgatggtgatgtagAAGTTAACTAACCAttaagagtttcctttctgtatttttcacaaaCTAGTCTATATAACAAGGCTAAAGCAATAAACTAGAGgaattctcctgttctgactccttgagagtctgtgtcgttctttttGCCGTTCCTAATTAGAACGACACGCAGGGAGCTCACCCTGATCCAgtggagatgtccctgctcagtgCAGGGCTTGGATGAGAAGACCTTTAAaagggcccttccaacccaaaacatttggTGAGTCCAAGCAGAAAACCACGGTGATTTGGTGATTTGGGAAAGCACCAAAATGCTGCCACAGCACCATTTCCAGCCTCCCCACCCAACCAGCctccaccagccctgctgcctccacacCACGGATTATTCTTTCATTATCTCTGTGACAGGTTGCTAGAAACTTTACTCAAGTCCTTTCCACCCAGTTCTCTCATTTCTCCACTGCACATCCACAACTCTTTTCCCCTAAAGCACAAAGCTTTAAGGAAACCTCTGAGCAGGAcagcatcccttccctccttcacACAGACTCTTCCTTCTGTCCCTCGAGGCAAAAACAACTCCCAAAAAACCAAAGTTGAGGGGCAAactcagccctgtgctccttttggaggcaggcagggagacaCCCACCCGCTGCTTCTGCTCCTCCGTGCGGACATCGCTGCGGACGTTGGCCCACGGAATGTCCTCGGGCCACCAGATGGGCTTGCAGCTCTCCTTGCCCCAGCCTGGCTTGCCACGACCCGTGGAATACTTCAGCATCTCGGGGATGAAGGCtctcagctgtgcctggagcaaTAAAAAGGTTGAGAGGAGTTTAGGAATTCACATCTCCGGTAGTTTTGAGGTGCGCTGGATGGAATTATTTTGTTCAGCTTCCATCCTGTTGGAGCCATCATCGTTGGAAGCCCAAGGAAGGTGGATAATACTTTGCCAGTTTCTCCCAAGACTCAGCTTGGCAGCAGGTGgaagagaggaaacaaaattaaactaaacatttaaagtaaattaaattaacaatcaaaggaaagcaaaattaaagCCAACGCAAAATCCCAACGCCGAGGCACAAACACCCACGGTATTGACACTTCACAATTCAAACACTACCAGGAAGAGAATAAACCAGcctgaaatgggaaaaaaaccccaaataaatcACAATAACCcattaaaaaccccacactCTGTGTCCCTACAGTGGCAGGAACTCGGCCATGAGCTGATGTATCTTTTACAGAGATGCTGCAAGGGGCTGGAGCTTCAGTGGCTGCTGAAATGTGGAAAACATCTGACACttctccagccctgtgctgccaaaagaaatgcagaactCACACAGGGTCTTGTGACAAGATTGGTTTTTGTAGCTGGGACtccttggagcagcaggaaaaggctggttcagctgcagagcagagcaggaaggggaGAGCTCTCCTTATGTCAGAGGAAATTACATTTAGAGcttaaaaactgcatttaggagcagctccctgcatcCCTTCAGAGCTTTTAGAGTAAATTATTTCATAGAAACATGGAgtcattttggttggaaaagacctttaagctccccagcactgccaaggccacccctGCTCCACTttgtccccaagtgtcacatccacagggctgggaaatccctccaggaatgggcacttcccccctgccctgggcatttccagtgcctgacccccctttccatggaggaattttccctaaaatccaccctgagcctgccctggcccatCCTGAGGCCGTTNNNNNNNNNNNNNNNNNNNNNNNNNNNNNNNNNNNNNNNNNNNNNNNNNNNNNNNNNNNNNNNNNNNNNNNNNNNNNNNNNNNNNNNNNNNNNNNNNNNNNNNNNNNNNNNNNNNNNNNNNNNNNNNNNNNNNNNNNNNNNNNNNNNNNNNNNNNNNNNNNNNNNNNNNNNNNNNNNNNNNNNNNNNNNNNNNNNNNNNNNNNNNNNNNNNNNNNNNNNNNNNNNNNNNNNNNNNNNNNNNNNNNNNNNNNNNNNNNNNNNNNNNNNNNNNNNNNNNNNNNNNNNNNNNNNNNNNNNNNNNNNNNNNNNNNNNNNNNNNNNNNNNNNNNNNNNNNNNNNNNNNNNNNNNNNNNNNNNNNNNNNNNNNNNNNNNNNNNNNNNNNNNNNNNNNNNNNctccctcaggaattctccagccccttcccagctccctcaggaattctccaggcCCTTCT encodes:
- the NRF1 gene encoding nuclear respiratory factor 1 isoform X4 is translated as MEEHGVTQAEHMATIEAHAVAQQVQQVHVATYTEHSMLSADEDSPSSPEDTSYDDSDILNSTAADEVTAHLAAAGPVGMAAAAAVATGKKRKRPHVFESNPSIRKRQQTRLLRKLRATLDEYTTRVGQQAIVLCISPSKPNPVFKVFGAAPLENVVRKYKSTILEDLESALAEHAPAPQEVNSELPPLTIDGIPVSVDKMTQAQLRAFIPEMLKYSTGRGKPGWGKESCKPIWWPEDIPWANVRSDVRTEEQKQRVSWTQALRTIVKNCYKQHGREDLLYAFEDQQTPQTTTTHSIAHLVPSQTVVQTFSNPDGTVSLIQVGTGATVATLADASELPTTVTVAQVNYSAVADGEVEQNWATLQGGEMTIQTTQASEATQAVASLAEAAVAASQEMQQGATVTMALNSEAAAHAVATLAEATLQGGGQIVLSGETAAAVGALTGVQDANGMEEMLVSIAAVSVWGGRADGLRCRQDLSPGWEWERPP
- the NRF1 gene encoding nuclear respiratory factor 1 isoform X7, whose product is MEEHGVTQAEHMATIEAHAVAQQVQQVHVATYTEHSMLSADEDSPSSPEDTSYDDSDILNSTAADEVTAHLAAAGPVGMAAAAAVATGKKRKRPHVFESNPSIRKRQQTRLLRKLRATLDEYTTRVGQQAIVLCISPSKPNPVFKVFGAAPLENVVRKYKSTILEDLESALAEHAPAPQEVNSELPPLTIDGIPVSVDKMTQAQLRAFIPEMLKYSTGRGKPGWGKESCKPIWWPEDIPWANVRSDVRTEEQKQRVSWTQALRTIVKNCYKQHGREDLLYAFEDQQTPQTTTTHSIAHLVPSQTVVQTFSNPDGTVSLIQVGTGATVATLADASELPTTVTVAQVNYSAVADGEVEQNWATLQGGEMTIQTTQASEATQAVASLAEAAVAASQEMQQGATVTMALNR